Below is a genomic region from Aurantimonas sp. HBX-1.
AATGGCCGCCGCAGGTCGCGCAGTGGACCTCGGTGCGCGGCAGGATCAGCCGGTAGTCGGTGCGCGTCGCCACCGCCTCTTCCGACAGCGGCGCCCAGAAGCTTGGCCAGCCGGTGCCGGAATCGAACTTCGTCTTTGACGAATAGACCGGCGTGTCGCAGCCGGCGCAGGCATAGAGGCCACTCTTCTTGTTGTCGTTGAGGGGGCTCGAGAACGGCCGTTCGGTCGCCTCCTCGCGCAGCACGGCGAACTGCTCCGGCGTCAGGCGCTGGCGCCATTCGTCGGGCGTGAAGGAAACGGGGAATTCCGTTTCGCTCGCGGCGCGGCTGCCGCTGAACAGCCCGCCACCGATCGCGGCCACCGCGGCGGCGGCTCCGGTCAACAGAACATTGCGCCTCAGCATGCTCGATCTCCTTGCTCGGTTGTCAGGCTCTCGCCCACTGGGCGAGATGGTCGGGATTGCCGGCGGATCCTGCAAGGGGGCCCGGCCGGCGCGCACCGCATTGTGTTCGGCGCCCGTTGCGGCGCCGGGTCCGGAAGAGAAGCCGGGCCCCGCGCCGTCGGTGCGTCGCGGAGCCCGGGCCGTCCGGCCGGCGCGGATGCGCGCGGCCGGACCGCGGGTCAGCTCGCCGGCATCAGCACGGTGTCGATGACGTGGACGACGCCGTTCGACTGCATCACGTCGGCCTGCTCGACCGTCGCCTTGTTGCCCTGCGCGTCGGTGACGATGATGTTGTCGCCATCCATCGACAAAGTGATGTTCTCGCCGGCAACGGTCGGCGCCGGGTGCTCGCCGCCATCGTCCTCGATCATCTTCATCGCCGCCTCGGACGTCGCTGCCGCCGGGACCACGTGGTAGGTCAGGATCTTGGTCAGCTGCGCCTTGTTCTCCGGCTTCAGCAGTTCCTCGACGGTGCCGGCGGGAAGCTTCTCGAAGGCCGCGTTGGTCGGCGCGAAGACCGTGAACGGGCCCTCGCCGCTGAGCGTCTCCGCAAGGCCGGCGGCCTTCACGGCGGCGACGAGCGTCGTCAGGTTGGGGGCTGCCGAGGCGTTCTCGACGATGGTCTTGGACGGGTCCATGGCGACGCCGCCGACCATCGGCATGTCCTGCGCGAATGCGGCGGGGCCGAAGCCGGCGGCGCCGACGGCGATCAGCGAAACGAAGGCGGTGCTGCGGATGAGATTCTTCAGCATGGTGGTTTCTCCCTGTGTTGACGGTCCGGGGACCGCTGCTTCCGTGGGGAAGTCGGCGCAGCTACGGGAGCGGACGCCAACCGGCTTCGCCGCCTTCCATCACAACAAGTTTGGCGAAACGTGATGCGCCGTGGGGAACCGACACCGCTGCCCGGCAGGGAGTGCCGCTCAGTCGCCGCCCACCGGCCCGCGGTTGCGCTTGATGTCGCCGCGGCCCTTCTTGGCCTTCAGCCGGCGCTCGACGGAGCCGCGGGTGGGCTTGGTCTTGCGGCGCGGCGGCGGCGGCGGCTTCAGCGCCTCGCGGACCAGTTCGGCGAGGCGCTCGCGCGCATCCTCGCGGTTGCGGTCCTGGCTGCGGAAGCGGGACGCCTCGATCAGGATGTCGCCGTCCTTGGTGGCCCGGCGCCCGGCCAGCTTGAGCAGCCGCCGCCGCGCGTCGGGCGGCACCGCCTCGCAGCGCGACGCCTGGAAGCGCAGCTGCACCGCCGTCGAGACCTTGTTGACGTTCTGGCCGCCCGGGCCGCCGGCACGGATGAACTGCTCCTCGAGATCGGCCTCGGGGATGATCACCCGGCTGGTGACCTGAAGATCGTTGGCGGCTGCCATGGCGGGACGCTCATCCTCCTCGTGCGCGGCACGGGCCGCCGCCCAACGGAGATAGCCGAGAATCGCCGTAAGGGGGAGCGCGCCGCCGGCACAGGCGGCGACGCGTCGTCAGGGGCCGGCCCCTCTGCGGGGGCCGAGCGGATGGCCGCGGCTATTCCGCGGCGAGCGGCAGATGCGGCGCCGCGTCCATCACGTCGCGGTCGACATGCGGCTCGAACTTCTCGAAATTGCGGCTGAACATCTCGACCAGCTTTCGGGCCTGCGCGTCGTAGGCGGCCTTGTCCGCCCAGGTGGAGCGCGGATCGAGGATGGCGGAGTCGACGCCTGCGACCGCCACCGGCACCTGGAAGCCGAAATTCGCGTCGGTGCGGAACTCGGCGTTCTTCAGGCTGCCGTCGAGCACCGCGCCCAGCAGCGCCCGGGTGACGCCGATCGGCATGCGCTGGCCGGTGCCGTAGGCGCCGCCGGTCCAGCCGGTGTTGACCAGCCAGCAGTCAACCTGGTGGCGGGCGATGAGGTCGCGCAGCAAGTTGCCGTATTCGGACGGGTGGCGCGGCATGAACGGCGCGCCGAAGCAGGTGGAGAAGGTCGCCTCCGGCTCGGTCACGCCCTTTTCGGTGCCGGCCACCTTGGCGGTGTAGCCGGACAGGAAGTGGTACATCGCCTCGGCCGGCGTCAGCCGGGCGATCGGCGGCATCACGCCGAAAGCGTCCGCCGTCAGCATGATGATGTTCTTCGGATGGCCGGCGCGCCCGGTCTCGCTGGCGTTGGGGATGAAGTCGAGCGGATAGGCGGCGCGGGTGTTCTCGGTCAGCGAGGAGTCGGTGAAGTCCGGCACCAGGTCGCGGTCGAGGACAACGTTCTCGAGCACCGTGCCGAAGCGGCGCGTGGTCGCGGAGATCTCCGGCTCGGCCTTCGCCGAGAGGTTGATCGTCTTGGCGTAGCAGCCACCTTCGAAGTTGAAGATGCCGTCCTCGCCCCAGCCGTGCTCGTCGTCGCCGATCAGCGTCCGGGCGGGATCGGCCGACAGCGTCGTCTTGCCGGTGCCGGAGAGGCCGAAGAAGATCGCGACGTCGCCCTCGGGCCCGACATTGGCCGAGCAGTGCATCGGCATGACGCCGCGCCCCGGCAGCTGGTAGTTCAGCGCGGTGAAGACCGACTTCTTCATCTCGCCGCCATAGGTCGTGCCGCCGATCAGCACGATGTTGCGGGAGAGATCGCAGCCGATGACGGTCTCGGAGCGGCAGGCATGGCGCTCGGGATCGGCCTTGAACGAGGCGAGGTCGATGATCGTCATGTCCGGCACGAAATCCGCCAGCTGCTCGACCGTCGGCCGGATGAGCAGGTTGCGGATGAACAGGGCGTGCCAGGCATATTCGGTGACGACCCGCACGCGGATGGCGTTCTGCGCGTCGGCGCCGCCGATCAGGTCCTGCACGAATAGGTCGCGGCCGCGCGCATGTTCCTTGAAGTCGGCATAGAGCTGCTCGAAGGCGGCCGGCTCCATCGGCTTGTTGTTGTCCCACCAGACCACCTCGTCGGTGGCCTCGTCGCGCACGACGTACTTGTCCTTGGGCGAGCGGCCGGTGTGCCGGCCGGTGGTGACGACCAGCGCGCCATGGGCGGTCAGGCGGCCTTCGCCGCGACGGATCGCGGTCTCGACCAGCTCGGCCGACGGCAGGTTCCACCGCAGGGAGGACACGCCCTCCAGGCCGGTCGTCTCGATCCCGCTGTGCGGATTGCGCGTCCCGATCTCGTCCACCGTCATCTCCCCATAGATCCGCGTGCCCTCGCCCGCGGCGACTGCTTGCAGCTAGATACTGCGGAGGGGCCCGTTCAGCAAGCTGTTGCGGCTGTTTTCCTTAACGCTGACAGTGACTTAATCGATTTAGCACTGTCATGTGCCGATTCAATCGTTTCGATGCTGGCGCCGCGCGCCCTGACCTTGAGAAAATTCTTGCCGGGAACTTTGTTCGCGAGATCGCGCTTCCGTACCCATATGAGAGGGACGCTATCCGCAGCCATGACTGGCGGGACCGGCCGAAACCCACCGGGAATCCTGCGGTTTCGGCGTAAATCTGACGTTACGTCTTTGTAATCTTCGCTTCCCGCCACATTTAGCGCAGATTGATGACGCGACTCG
It encodes:
- the msrB gene encoding peptide-methionine (R)-S-oxide reductase MsrB, with translation MLRRNVLLTGAAAAVAAIGGGLFSGSRAASETEFPVSFTPDEWRQRLTPEQFAVLREEATERPFSSPLNDNKKSGLYACAGCDTPVYSSKTKFDSGTGWPSFWAPLSEEAVATRTDYRLILPRTEVHCATCGGHFGHIFDDGPAPTGKRHCLNGVALAFKPGPADTAS
- a CDS encoding phosphoenolpyruvate carboxykinase, whose translation is MTVDEIGTRNPHSGIETTGLEGVSSLRWNLPSAELVETAIRRGEGRLTAHGALVVTTGRHTGRSPKDKYVVRDEATDEVVWWDNNKPMEPAAFEQLYADFKEHARGRDLFVQDLIGGADAQNAIRVRVVTEYAWHALFIRNLLIRPTVEQLADFVPDMTIIDLASFKADPERHACRSETVIGCDLSRNIVLIGGTTYGGEMKKSVFTALNYQLPGRGVMPMHCSANVGPEGDVAIFFGLSGTGKTTLSADPARTLIGDDEHGWGEDGIFNFEGGCYAKTINLSAKAEPEISATTRRFGTVLENVVLDRDLVPDFTDSSLTENTRAAYPLDFIPNASETGRAGHPKNIIMLTADAFGVMPPIARLTPAEAMYHFLSGYTAKVAGTEKGVTEPEATFSTCFGAPFMPRHPSEYGNLLRDLIARHQVDCWLVNTGWTGGAYGTGQRMPIGVTRALLGAVLDGSLKNAEFRTDANFGFQVPVAVAGVDSAILDPRSTWADKAAYDAQARKLVEMFSRNFEKFEPHVDRDVMDAAPHLPLAAE
- the arfB gene encoding alternative ribosome rescue aminoacyl-tRNA hydrolase ArfB; amino-acid sequence: MAAANDLQVTSRVIIPEADLEEQFIRAGGPGGQNVNKVSTAVQLRFQASRCEAVPPDARRRLLKLAGRRATKDGDILIEASRFRSQDRNREDARERLAELVREALKPPPPPRRKTKPTRGSVERRLKAKKGRGDIKRNRGPVGGD
- a CDS encoding fasciclin domain-containing protein, whose product is MLKNLIRSTAFVSLIAVGAAGFGPAAFAQDMPMVGGVAMDPSKTIVENASAAPNLTTLVAAVKAAGLAETLSGEGPFTVFAPTNAAFEKLPAGTVEELLKPENKAQLTKILTYHVVPAAATSEAAMKMIEDDGGEHPAPTVAGENITLSMDGDNIIVTDAQGNKATVEQADVMQSNGVVHVIDTVLMPAS